Proteins from a genomic interval of Candidatus Magasanikbacteria bacterium RIFOXYB2_FULL_38_10:
- a CDS encoding proline--tRNA ligase, giving the protein MSNKPQKLDKSITTREQDFSAWYLDVIAAADLADYAPVKGCMVIKPYGYAIWENIQKILDAKFKVTGVKNAYFPLLIPQSYLEREAEHVKGFAPETAVVTHAGGKKLDEPYVIRPTSETIIYDMFAKWVQSYRDLPLLINQWANIVRWEMRTRLFLRTTEFLWQEGHTAHATEKEADERALQMLEIYKDFAGNYLAMPVFDGIKSEAEKFAGAVRTYCIEAMMQDGKALQAGTSHLLGQNFAKVFNLKFLNQEGVEEFAFNTSWGVSTRLIGGLIMTHSDDKGLVLPPKIAPIQVMILPIWSSDEERIAVLDSAEKIEGEFKELDIRVEIDKREERFGIKTYEWEKKGVPVRIEIGPKDLAKKSAMVVRRDVEGKNSVEMSVLAKNIDNLLIEIQNNLFERARLFRNQHFFEVNVYEEFKEKIEQGFVKAPWCGKAECEAKIKEETKATVRCLPFDVKEEKGKCLICGQTSSLKPIFAKAY; this is encoded by the coding sequence ATGTCAAATAAGCCACAAAAATTAGATAAATCAATCACTACTCGCGAGCAGGATTTTTCGGCCTGGTATTTAGATGTCATTGCCGCAGCCGACTTAGCTGATTACGCCCCGGTTAAGGGTTGTATGGTAATTAAGCCTTACGGTTATGCCATTTGGGAAAATATTCAGAAAATTTTAGACGCTAAATTTAAAGTTACGGGTGTTAAAAATGCTTATTTTCCTCTGCTTATTCCGCAAAGTTATTTAGAACGCGAGGCTGAACATGTAAAAGGTTTTGCTCCGGAAACTGCGGTGGTGACACATGCCGGTGGGAAAAAATTAGATGAGCCTTATGTAATCCGCCCTACTTCGGAAACAATTATTTATGATATGTTTGCCAAATGGGTGCAGTCTTATCGTGATTTGCCTCTTTTGATTAATCAATGGGCCAATATCGTTAGATGGGAAATGCGCACCAGGCTTTTTTTAAGAACTACGGAATTTTTGTGGCAGGAAGGGCATACTGCCCACGCGACGGAAAAAGAAGCTGATGAAAGAGCTTTGCAAATGTTGGAAATTTATAAAGATTTTGCCGGCAACTATTTAGCTATGCCGGTTTTTGATGGTATTAAATCCGAAGCGGAAAAATTTGCCGGCGCTGTCAGAACTTATTGCATAGAAGCGATGATGCAAGATGGCAAAGCCTTACAAGCGGGCACTTCACATTTACTGGGACAAAATTTTGCCAAAGTTTTTAATTTGAAATTTTTAAATCAAGAAGGTGTGGAGGAATTTGCTTTTAACACCAGCTGGGGCGTTTCCACTCGTCTTATTGGTGGGCTCATTATGACTCACAGTGACGATAAGGGTTTGGTTTTGCCGCCCAAGATTGCTCCAATCCAAGTAATGATTTTGCCGATTTGGTCTAGTGATGAAGAAAGAATAGCGGTTTTAGATTCCGCGGAAAAAATTGAAGGGGAATTTAAAGAATTGGATATTCGTGTGGAGATTGATAAACGCGAGGAACGTTTTGGCATTAAGACTTACGAGTGGGAGAAAAAAGGCGTGCCGGTTAGAATAGAAATTGGGCCTAAGGATTTAGCTAAAAAATCCGCAATGGTAGTGCGCCGCGATGTGGAAGGAAAAAATTCCGTGGAAATGAGCGTTTTAGCCAAAAATATTGATAATCTTCTAATAGAAATTCAGAATAATCTTTTTGAACGCGCCAGATTATTTAGGAATCAACATTTTTTTGAAGTGAATGTCTACGAAGAATTTAAAGAAAAAATTGAACAAGGATTTGTTAAGGCGCCGTGGTGCGGCAAGGCCGAGTGCGAGGCTAAAATAAAAGAAGAGACAAAAGCCACGGTGCGCTGTTTACCTTTTGATGTGAAAGAGGAAAAAGGCAAGTGTTTAATTTGCGGCCAAACTTCTTCTCTAAAACCAATTTTTGCTAAGGCCTACTAA
- a CDS encoding GTPase Era produces MENQTANTILKSGMVVLAGRANVGKSTLLNSLVGTKLAITTPKPQTTRHTIQGVLNMPQGQAVFIDTPGYFQEKRSAITPKLNQKISESLRGVNLILYIVDPSRQIGPEERYMLSLLRKTEAPIILVINKIDLPEKQLEFLEDYRDLKNNFKEMIEISALKNKHIKTLIEKIFTYLPEGEPLYPPESITNVDQKFFISELIREKVFHTMGDEVPYTTTVEIEDIEDKPDILVITAVILTTAQRYKRMIIGDHARKIKEMGTTVRKELEVILNRKIFLDLRVEVDSDWERRFE; encoded by the coding sequence ATGGAAAATCAAACCGCAAACACAATTTTAAAATCCGGCATGGTGGTTTTAGCCGGTCGTGCCAACGTAGGTAAATCTACACTTTTAAATTCGCTGGTTGGCACCAAACTCGCCATCACCACCCCCAAGCCTCAAACTACCCGCCACACCATCCAAGGTGTCTTAAATATGCCCCAAGGTCAGGCGGTTTTTATTGATACTCCGGGCTATTTTCAAGAAAAACGCAGCGCCATCACCCCCAAACTCAATCAAAAAATTTCAGAATCTTTGCGAGGCGTCAATTTAATTCTTTATATCGTAGATCCTTCGCGCCAAATTGGCCCGGAAGAACGCTACATGCTATCATTACTGCGTAAAACAGAAGCTCCTATAATTTTAGTTATCAATAAAATTGATTTACCGGAAAAACAACTTGAATTTTTAGAAGATTACAGGGATTTAAAAAATAATTTTAAAGAAATGATTGAAATTTCCGCCCTCAAAAACAAACATATTAAAACTTTAATTGAAAAAATCTTTACTTATTTACCCGAAGGTGAGCCACTCTATCCACCGGAATCAATCACCAATGTTGACCAAAAATTTTTTATCAGTGAGCTGATTAGAGAAAAAGTTTTTCACACCATGGGCGATGAAGTGCCATATACCACCACAGTAGAAATTGAAGACATTGAGGATAAACCTGACATTCTGGTAATTACTGCGGTAATTTTAACCACGGCTCAGCGCTATAAAAGAATGATCATTGGCGATCACGCGCGCAAAATTAAAGAAATGGGAACCACAGTGCGCAAAGAATTGGAAGTTATTTTGAATCGCAAAATTTTCTTGGATTTACGCGTAGAAGTAGATAGTGATTGGGAAAGAAGGTTTGAATAA